One segment of Cardiocondyla obscurior isolate alpha-2009 linkage group LG13, Cobs3.1, whole genome shotgun sequence DNA contains the following:
- the LOC139107576 gene encoding glycerol kinase 5, which yields MKYIGALDVGTTTVRFHILNEKADTVASSMEKVHLIYPEFGFVEIDPDDLWRIIVKVIKDTLDHSGIDPKNIACIGISSQRASFINWNIKTGKYYHKFITWKDQRAAALVEEWNQSITMKGLRIGAGLLYTITRKKRFLAGKELKFMNEQISLKLIWALENIPGLREAAHNGEVAFGCVDCWLLYKLTGRHVTDASSASATGIFDPFTMEWANWALSILKLPRNIFPEVIDTAGNFGVTFENIFGAEIPIYCSMADQAASLFGSGCFKPGDLKITMGTGTFVNVNTGQEPHASVAGLYPVVGWRIGKEIVYIAEGSSSDTGILIEWAKSIGIIDNISETSDVANSVSNTDGVYFVPAFSGLQAPINDYKAATGFFGLKPTTRKEHIVRSLLESLIFRIHLLYDCLCKETSFTYRNIKVDGGVTKNDFVMQLLADSTGLQVDRPVSIEMSILGVAFLAGLQCRIWKNREELLKLRQTNRIFEPNKESQLSYQYALHQWKRAVERFKCWY from the exons ATGAAATACATTGGGGCACTCGATGTTGGTACCACCACGGTACGTTTTCACATTTTGAACGAGAAGGCGGACACGGTAGCGTCTTCGATGGAGAAG gtacatttaatttatccaGAGTTTGGGTTTGTGGAGATAGATCCCGACGATCTATGGCGGATTATAGTGAAAGTAATCAAGGACACGTTGGATC ATAGTGGTATCGATCCTAAAAATATTGCCTGCATTGGAATTTCGTCGCAACGCgctagttttattaattggaACATAAAAACCGGAAAATATTATCACAA ATTTATAACATGGAAAGATCAACGAGCAGCTGCCTTAGTCGAAGAATGGAATCAATCGATAACCATGAAAGGTTTAAGAATAGGCGCAGGTCTCTTGTACACCATTACGAGAAAAAAACGATTTCTGGCTGGCAAAgaattgaaatttatgaacGAGCag atttctttaaaattaatatgggCACTCGAAAATATACCCGGTCTTCGAGAAGCTGCACACAATGGAGAAGTAGCGTTTGGATGTGTGGATTGTTGGCtcttatataaattaacag GAAGACACGTAACAGACGCTTCAAGTGCCTCAGCTACTGGTATATTTGATCCGTTTACAATGGAATGGGCCAACTGGGcgttaagtattttaaaactaCCACGTAATATATTTCCTGAAGTAATTGATACAGCAGGCAACTTCGGAGTTAcgttcgaaaatatatttgggGCTGAAATTCCAATTTATTGCTCA ATGGCGGATCAAGCAGCATCTTTATTTGGTTCAGGATGCTTTAAACCCGGGGATCTCAAGATTACTATGGGAACGGGGACTTTCGTGAATGTTAACACGGGTCAAGAGCCGCATGCATCCGTTGCTg gACTTTATCCAGTAGTCGGTTGGCGAATCGGAAAAGAAATAGTATATATCGCAGAAGGATCTTCAAGTGACACTGGTATATTAATCGAATGGGCTAAATCAATag GAATCATAGATAATATCTCGGAAACATCCGATGTAGCAAATTCAGTCAGTAATACCGATGGGGTATATTTTGTTCCCGCATTCAGTGGTTTGCAA gcGCCTATAAACGATTATAAAGCTGCAACTGGTTTCTTCGGATTAAAACCCACTACGAGAAAGGAACATATTGTTCGATCTCTATTAGAAAGTCTCATTTTCAGGATACATCTACTATATGATTGTTTATGCAAAGAAACTTCGTTTACgtatagaaatataaa GGTTGATGGCGGAGTTACCAAAAATGATTTTGTTATGCAACTGTTAGCTGATTCAACGGGATTGCAAGTAGACCGCCCAGTATCTATTGAAATGTCTATCTTAGGGGTGGCTTTCTTGGCTGGTTTACAATGTA GAATATGGAAAAACAGAGAAGAACTGTTGAAACTTCGTCAAACAAATAGGATATTTGAACCAAATAAAGAATCACAGTTATCTTATCAATACGCCTTGCATCAATGGAAACGCGCAGTAGAACGTTTTAAATGTTGGTACTGA
- the LOC139107585 gene encoding uncharacterized protein yields MYRKMWTVFDLTKIVSVIVINVLDSLLFLMLLPFIIWEWISKRPYIINFVKIIIEVTLELIMWIIFAGVSIFVTVIFTFDDIYCNKAQNGNNLKYLYPSNNKNKTSYKDSIHEF; encoded by the exons ATGTATAGAAAAATGTGGACTGTATTTGACCTAACCAAAATTGTTTCCGTAATTGTCATAAATGTATTGGActcattattatttctaatgtTATTGCCATTCATCATTTGGGAATGGATTTCCAAAAGACCATATATAATAAActttgtgaaaataattattgaa GTTACGTTAGAGCTGATTATGTGGATTATCTTTGCTGGGGTATCCATATTTGTGACcgtaatttttacatttgacgatatttattgcaataaaGCACAAAATGGCaataacttaaaatatttatacccttcaaataataaaaataagacttCTTATAAAGACTCTATACATGAAttttaa
- the LOC139107580 gene encoding uncharacterized protein: MRLILTLFLLPVSLSLSSARTQKHTNVALDSTVESIDQSSDYTQLHKSSSDEKYNMKQLEIRNRIGLNGKVHFDEENEPGIRAYGLPKKHLKDNGIIERLHLVEDRIGDTSKSGRLVEAYGIPKKNKVETNGFIERLPLSCINCQPAKLGFENEGVRIRRFVRTGSEHFENEVEKKVATEAEDMEAQDAKVFRPLFVYRQQVAARERRKHAKNVGHRNHRHATHQPYYHRRVIY, translated from the exons ATGAGATTGATATTAACA CTCTTCTTATTGCCCGTCTCTCTGAGTTTGAGCAGTGCGCGAACTCAAAAACATACAAATGTAGCCTTAGATTCTACTGTTGAATCTATTGATCAATCATCAGATTATACGCAATTGCACAAATCTTCAAGTGACGAGAAGTACAACATGAAACAATTAGAGATCCGTAATCGAATTGGATTGAACGGTAAAGTGCATTTCGATGAGGAGAATGAACCAGGCATTCGCGCATATGGTCTACCGAAAAAACATCTTAAAGATAACGGTATTATCGAGAGATTGCATCTTGTAGAAGATCGCATTGGTGACACTTCAAAAAGTGGTCGATTG GTGGAAGCGTATGGGATACCAAAGAAGAACAAAGTGGAGACTAACGGCTTTATAGAAAGATTGCCATTGTCGTGCATAAATTGTCAACCTGCTAAACTAGGTTTTGAAAACGAAGGTGTTAGAATAAGAAGATTTGTTCGTACGGGATCCGAGCATTTCGAGAACGAGGTTGAAAAGAAGGTTGCTACAGAGGCGGAAGATATGGAGGCACAAGATGCCAAGGTTTTCAGACCGCTCTTCGTCTACAGACAGCAAGTAGCTGCGAGGGAAAGACGAAAGCATGCAAAGAACGTAGGACATAGGAATCATCGACATGCAACGCATCAACCTTACTATCATCGACGAGTGATCTATTGA
- the LOC139107578 gene encoding uncharacterized protein yields the protein MKTDSPIGNFTFFVTLLLSGTSDSKPVEYEDIANLLPTEPQTTNDTLAAIVQDPVVQDAVQNTVGNKSLEGLVVKKKVFVMPATEPTKVVSQREQVLVVPMTHLEDVRKNITETINTETDADGLAFTDVQFSTEDDNENYTTSEKQDISVYSTQHGDFYETTETSKTTRKPLFIDNIPQEIPYLIPNPTEEIMPPEHSSAISVPIIAFLDPAKVSNDKIDVPIAAVLSKQDETLKSQLKNEHDQIQQNVQNYIEESSWSVNPNNWQLDPSPSKMEVSSSLYEPTIQPKYANSNKPENSLPVTMSRIDIPTPLFWTSDADINYPKDPRDMDIAADIVFRPLFRYRQEVQRRSYRKPAYRRYNSYNSYPRRSQYSDDYY from the exons ATGAAAACCGACTCACCG ATTGGCAACTTCACATTTTTTGTGACTCTATTATTATCTGGGACGTCGGATTCAAAACCTGTTGAATACGAAGATATTGCAAATCTATTACCAACGGAACCTCAAACTACGAATGACACTTTGGCTGCTATTGTGCAGGATCCGGTAGTGCAAGATGCCGTGCAAAATACAGTCGGCAATAAATCTTTAGAAGGTTTGgtggtaaaaaagaaagtgtttGTTATGCCGGCAACTGAGCCTACTAAg gTGGTGTCACAGCGTGAACAAGTTCTTGTTGTTCCCATGACGCATTTAGAAGATGtacgaaaaaatataacggAGACTATAAACACGGAAACCGATGCAGACGGTTTGGCATTTACAGATGTTCAATTTTCGACCGAAGATGATAACGAAAACTATACAACCTCG GAAAAGCAAGATATTTCGGTTTATTCGACGCAGCATGGCGATTTCTACGAAACGACTGAGACATCTAAAACTACGCGAAAGCCGCTGTTTATAGATAACATACCGCAAGAAATTCCATATCTCATACCAAACCCGACCGAGGAAATAATGCCACCGGAACATTCATCCGCAATATCGGTACCGATCATCGCGTTCCTTGATCCGGCAAAAGTTTCTAATGATAAAATTGACGTACCAATCGCGGCAGTATTATCAAAACAAGATGAAACTTTGAAGAGTCAATTGAAAAATGAACACGACCAAATTCAACAAAATGTTCAAAATTACATTGAAGAAAGTTCGTGGAGCGTAAATCCTAATAACTGGCAACTCGATCCATCTCCTTCGAAG ATGGAAGTATCGTCTTCATTATACGAGCCGACAATACAGCCCAAATATGCGAACAGTAATAAACCCGAAAATTCATTGCCAGTCACAATGTCCCGTATCGATATTCCAACCCCACTCTTCTGGACTTCGGATGCGGATATTAATTATCCCAAAGATCCACGCGACATGGACATCGCCGCGGACATTGTCTTCAGGCCACTCTTTAGATACCGACAGGAAGTGCAGCGGAGGTCTTATAGAAAACCGGCTTATCGAAGATACAACTCTTACAATTCTTATCCGAGACGCAGCCAATATTCcgatgattattattaa
- the LOC139107581 gene encoding uncharacterized protein, whose amino-acid sequence MERFVFGFCSLAILAGLTPTESSTAAETIWNARDVRSTEDHSNLLEPNNAQNDTKHFLLEKSLVDNATQVGEHTKNLLTTSATSTENLSSNYIKDTQHPRSNGHRDDDGHHKEEPFVDLSSHDVLLDPSLIRARLTRQAEKGDAVSSNLASIEKNPRDVRFNNNNKSKSILSKRSFKGDLNVAEDSYYQPRRPYYQPPYSYYQKQFPNQRYWANNRREPYRNYWSYPVFPGK is encoded by the coding sequence ATGGAACGTTTCGTCTTCGGTTTTTGCTCTCTCGCGATCCTGGCAGGACTAACGCCCACAGAATCGTCAACAGCTGCTGAAACGATATGGAACGCACGTGACGTAAGAAGTACCGAAGATCACTCGAATCTATTAGAGCCGAATAACGCGCAGAACGATACCAAGCACTTCTTGCTCGAGAAAAGTCTCGTGGATAACGCAACACAAGTTGGAGAACATACGAAAAATCTATTAACTACATCCGCAACTTCAACTGAAAATTTGTCAAGCAACTATATCAAGGATACGCAGCATCCGAGATCCAATGGACATCGAGACGACGACGGGCATCACAAAGAAGAACCGTTTGTAGATTTGTCGTCGCACGATGTCTTATTAGATCCTAGTTTAATACGGGCTCGTTTGACTCGCCAGGCTGAAAAAGGTGACGCGGTTTCCTCAAATCTTGCATCGATCGAAAAAAACCCTCGCGATGTTCGcttcaataataataacaaaagtaaaagtatTCTATCGAAGCGGAGTTTCAAAGGCGACCTCAACGTAGCCGAAGATAGTTATTATCAGCCTCGACGTCCGTATTATCAACCTCCGTATTCGTATTATCAAAAACAATTTCCGAATCAAAGATACTGGGCGAATAATAGAAGAGAACCTTATCGTAACTACTGGTCATATCCTGTATTTCCAGGGAAATGA